From one Pueribacillus theae genomic stretch:
- a CDS encoding FAD-dependent oxidoreductase yields MFDVAIIGAGPAGASAALFTAKARKKTLLIDNDKGMTRRALLLNYYGVKEIDGPDMVDIGLKQAESFGAELINDTAVDLKKAGDTIQIETENGQYEAKHVILATGATVNFAEKIGVQTKEGTEPRIKKVVDVDAAGKTNIDGVWAAGTCAGMSVHAIITAGDGAKVAINVISELNGERYVDHDILEK; encoded by the coding sequence ATGTTTGATGTTGCGATCATCGGGGCAGGCCCCGCTGGGGCTAGCGCCGCCCTCTTTACTGCAAAAGCTAGAAAGAAAACATTGCTTATCGACAATGATAAAGGCATGACGAGGCGGGCGCTACTTCTAAATTATTACGGAGTCAAGGAAATTGACGGACCGGATATGGTCGATATCGGCTTGAAGCAAGCCGAAAGCTTCGGCGCTGAACTCATAAACGATACAGCCGTCGATCTGAAAAAGGCAGGCGATACGATTCAAATCGAAACTGAGAACGGCCAATATGAGGCGAAGCACGTCATTCTTGCAACCGGGGCAACGGTCAACTTTGCAGAAAAAATTGGCGTTCAAACAAAAGAAGGAACCGAACCGAGAATAAAAAAGGTCGTGGATGTGGATGCTGCAGGGAAAACCAATATCGACGGCGTATGGGCAGCAGGTACGTGTGCAGGAATGAGCGTCCACGCTATTATCACAGCCGGTGATGGAGCAAAGGTTGCGATCAACGTCATTAGTGAATTGAACGGTGAACGCTACGTTGACCATGATATTTTAGAAAAATAA
- a CDS encoding sensor histidine kinase → MGKLNRISNRTLRGQIVSSFHLILVMSILATFVTWGVIGLFFYFLLENERINPANYYESKIPGLVTFVQEQENLLDDENKDKLEKVIPLEGMDYQVVDKEGHVMYGSMPKQYLSSESDLANHLNTNFYDGGKILQYYPVFNETGNLIGAIGFRYELTLTSANPQIPFVFLLGGGLAFLSPFFYFYLVSYVFGKRFSRKIEQPFNEIIEGAHKIGNRDLDFSLSHVKSTKELNQLVAAFEEMKEALKESLHRQWKLEQERRDMIAAVAHDLKTPLTIIQGHVEGLQEMKTFHPERLERYLQTIQASSRRCIQLIRDLEDVSKIEHPEFSLTVKQTDIKDFVLAKAKEYELLSHPKNITLEATFDNISSETKQVWIDPYRINQVLDNILSNSLRYTPQGGVIKWKTTIKEKEIIFEIEDSGPGFSTKNTSEIFEKFYRDDRSRNSEGGHSGLGLFISQMIVKKHHGEIIARNKEESGAYFNILIKNMKEGEDGSES, encoded by the coding sequence ATGGGAAAGCTAAATCGGATATCCAATCGGACGTTACGCGGCCAGATTGTGTCGTCTTTTCATCTCATTTTAGTGATGAGTATTCTAGCAACATTCGTAACTTGGGGAGTGATTGGTTTATTTTTCTACTTTCTTCTAGAAAATGAGCGAATCAATCCAGCGAATTATTATGAAAGTAAAATTCCGGGTTTAGTCACGTTTGTTCAGGAACAAGAAAACCTTCTTGATGATGAAAATAAAGATAAACTAGAGAAAGTCATTCCGCTTGAAGGCATGGATTATCAAGTGGTGGATAAAGAAGGGCACGTCATGTATGGAAGCATGCCAAAACAGTACCTTTCCTCTGAGAGTGATCTAGCCAATCATCTCAACACAAATTTCTATGATGGCGGTAAAATCCTCCAATATTATCCTGTCTTCAATGAAACAGGAAATTTAATTGGAGCCATCGGTTTTCGCTATGAATTAACACTAACGTCAGCGAATCCTCAAATCCCGTTTGTATTCCTTCTAGGTGGTGGGTTAGCCTTTCTATCTCCATTTTTTTATTTTTATCTTGTTTCATATGTATTCGGTAAACGGTTTAGCAGGAAAATTGAACAACCTTTCAATGAAATTATCGAGGGTGCGCATAAAATTGGTAACCGTGATCTCGATTTTTCGTTATCTCATGTGAAAAGTACAAAAGAACTGAATCAATTGGTTGCTGCTTTTGAAGAAATGAAAGAGGCTTTGAAGGAATCACTCCATAGGCAATGGAAGCTGGAGCAGGAAAGAAGGGATATGATTGCTGCAGTTGCACATGATTTAAAAACACCGTTAACGATTATACAAGGCCATGTGGAAGGATTGCAGGAAATGAAAACATTTCATCCCGAAAGGCTTGAACGCTATTTGCAAACGATACAAGCGAGCAGTCGGCGTTGCATCCAGTTAATCCGTGATTTGGAAGATGTCTCGAAAATCGAACATCCTGAGTTCAGTTTAACAGTGAAACAGACAGATATAAAAGATTTCGTTCTTGCAAAAGCAAAAGAATACGAACTATTGAGCCACCCGAAAAATATTACGTTGGAGGCAACGTTTGATAACATATCCAGTGAAACGAAGCAGGTCTGGATCGATCCGTATCGTATCAATCAAGTGCTGGATAATATCCTATCCAATAGTCTTCGTTATACTCCCCAAGGTGGTGTGATAAAGTGGAAAACAACCATCAAAGAGAAAGAAATTATTTTTGAAATAGAAGACAGCGGTCCAGGTTTCTCAACGAAAAATACGTCGGAGATTTTTGAAAAGTTTTATCGGGATGATCGGTCCCGAAACAGTGAGGGCGGACACTCTGGTTTAGGCCTATTCATCTCACAAATGATTGTGAAGAAGCACCATGGGGAAATCATCGCTCGAAATAAAGAGGAAAGCGGAGCTTATTTTAACATTTTGATAAAGAATATGAAGGAGGGAGAGGACGGATCGGAATCGTAA
- a CDS encoding response regulator transcription factor — MNGKILIVDDEKDIVAFMKDALEDEGYTVIYAYNSNDALQRLKEEPDLIILDVMMPGMDGFALCGEIRESVSCPIIFVSAKSAEQDRIKGLMVGGDDYIEKPFSLKELKTRIYAHLRREQRIHHKTYHRLHIKNLVIDTAAYEVFCNSKKIMFTQREFEILQYLASRPNQVLSKEQIYDHVWGLEAMGDTSTVTEHIKKIRAKLGKHDPDTTYISTVWGVGYKWES, encoded by the coding sequence ATGAACGGGAAAATTTTAATTGTTGATGATGAGAAGGATATTGTCGCCTTTATGAAGGATGCGTTAGAGGATGAAGGCTATACGGTAATTTACGCTTATAACAGTAATGATGCATTGCAACGCTTAAAGGAAGAGCCTGACCTGATCATACTTGATGTGATGATGCCAGGAATGGATGGCTTTGCATTATGTGGCGAAATTCGAGAAAGTGTCTCTTGCCCGATTATTTTCGTTAGCGCAAAAAGCGCAGAGCAGGATCGGATCAAGGGTCTGATGGTTGGGGGCGATGATTATATCGAAAAGCCGTTTAGCCTGAAAGAATTAAAAACTAGAATCTATGCACACTTAAGAAGGGAACAACGTATTCATCATAAAACATATCATCGTTTGCATATAAAAAATCTTGTTATCGATACAGCGGCGTATGAGGTGTTTTGCAACAGCAAAAAAATCATGTTTACCCAACGGGAATTTGAAATCCTCCAATATTTAGCTTCACGCCCTAACCAAGTATTATCAAAGGAGCAGATTTACGATCATGTTTGGGGATTAGAAGCGATGGGGGATACGTCGACGGTTACCGAACATATTAAAAAAATCCGGGCAAAACTAGGAAAGCATGACCCTGACACAACGTATATTTCTACGGTGTGGGGAGTGGGGTACAAATGGGAAAGCTAA
- a CDS encoding ABC transporter permease subunit: MIVKNVWISEFERMFKRKKTWVGLFVYLFLLGFECLFLYGVGGQSFYDPDHVVGLNSLNTAPFFLRELGLFLIFVLIPMFVVDSFNGEYTSGAYRLVLLRPQGRAKLFAIKWSVQGVLIFGLLVFTWLAATIYGYLVFPNVTEVSFFNTGELQSSEAFLYVLTFYAIALLILLAILTIGSLISTVMPNVILSYIGIIGFLIGGLYVSDHFSFFITFTDSIFQVLGKQNMTLIPLAFSIVLISAILNVTIWTKRDWME; encoded by the coding sequence ATGATTGTGAAAAACGTTTGGATCAGTGAATTTGAACGAATGTTTAAAAGAAAGAAAACATGGGTGGGTTTGTTTGTCTATCTCTTTCTCCTTGGCTTCGAATGTCTGTTTTTGTATGGGGTTGGGGGACAAAGCTTTTACGATCCGGATCATGTGGTGGGGTTAAACTCGCTAAATACAGCTCCTTTCTTTTTAAGGGAATTAGGTCTTTTTCTCATTTTTGTATTGATTCCGATGTTTGTCGTAGATAGCTTTAATGGAGAGTACACATCAGGGGCATACCGGCTCGTTTTATTACGGCCACAAGGGCGAGCCAAGCTGTTTGCAATAAAATGGAGTGTACAAGGCGTGCTCATTTTTGGCTTGTTAGTATTCACTTGGTTAGCCGCTACGATTTACGGTTATCTTGTTTTTCCTAACGTAACCGAAGTTTCGTTTTTTAATACAGGTGAACTGCAATCGTCTGAAGCGTTCCTTTATGTATTAACATTTTATGCGATTGCGCTACTGATCTTATTAGCCATTCTCACGATTGGAAGTTTGATTAGCACAGTGATGCCTAATGTCATCTTATCCTATATCGGGATCATCGGGTTTTTAATTGGCGGCCTGTATGTTTCGGATCATTTTTCTTTCTTTATCACTTTTACGGATTCGATTTTTCAAGTGCTTGGTAAACAAAATATGACCCTCATCCCGCTTGCTTTTTCGATCGTCCTTATTAGCGCTATACTAAATGTAACGATATGGACAAAACGTGACTGGATGGAATGA